The following proteins come from a genomic window of Chloroflexota bacterium:
- a CDS encoding molybdopterin-dependent oxidoreductase → MPLIGQRVARVDALDKVTGKAQYPDDLKMESMLHGRVLRSRYPHARILSINTERAKRYPGVVAVLTADDIPGVNKEGHAVMDKPILAKNKVRYMGDAVAVVAAETAEIAEEALDLIDVEYEEMPAVFDPVEAMKPDAPKVHDKGNILKSGRIRQGDVAAGFAAADLIVEETYYIPKIDHAYLQIDASLAKVDENGDMLVWTATQWPHADRHQIALALGLPEEKVRVIQMTTGGAFGAREDIITQSLAALLALKTKRPAKLVFSREETVLVRAKKHSGVLRYKTGATKEGKLTAIEVEIVYDAGAYASSSPVVLLDSVSFAAGPYEVPNIKIDGYVVYTNNTFTGAWRGFGSNQPAFAYEQQMDRLAKGLGLDPVEFRLRNLFRPGSTFATGQKMPESVGIRETLPRAAEVAGWPKKGRPSGPTKRRGVGIACGFKNVGYSFGFSDRATAIIEVYPEKVAVKIGACEVGQGVTTALAQMAATELGLPLEKIEMVLSDTAIAPDAGSSSASRHVFTSGNAVRRAAAEARQQVLQKAAELLEAAVEDLEIQEGQIYVKGSPHRSVPFNTVVTAIQRSAPPETASEPPIRTEHLWIPPLTVPMDKETGSTGDGMGHYSFGYCSQIAEVEVDIETGITEVVKLISVNDVGRIINPTLAEGQVHGGAMMTLGYALIEEYVQEQGRAKTLDLHEYLIPTALDIPAEFVPVLIEIPDPNGPFGAKGLGELATIPTPPAIYSAINDALGIWLNELPAKPERILRALRTQGALVQKAAS, encoded by the coding sequence ATGCCGCTGATTGGACAAAGGGTGGCCAGGGTAGATGCCCTGGATAAGGTTACAGGCAAGGCCCAATATCCCGACGACTTGAAGATGGAGAGTATGCTTCATGGCCGGGTTCTGCGCAGCAGGTACCCCCACGCCAGGATACTGAGCATCAACACTGAGAGGGCCAAACGCTACCCCGGAGTGGTGGCCGTCCTCACAGCTGATGACATTCCAGGTGTCAACAAAGAAGGACACGCCGTTATGGATAAACCGATTCTAGCTAAGAATAAGGTTCGCTATATGGGCGATGCGGTGGCTGTCGTGGCCGCTGAGACAGCGGAGATCGCCGAGGAGGCTCTCGATCTCATCGACGTAGAGTATGAGGAGATGCCCGCTGTCTTTGATCCTGTGGAAGCGATGAAGCCTGATGCCCCCAAGGTGCACGATAAAGGCAATATCCTTAAGAGTGGGAGAATCCGACAGGGCGATGTGGCCGCCGGCTTTGCCGCTGCCGATCTGATCGTTGAGGAAACCTACTACATTCCCAAGATCGATCACGCCTATCTCCAGATCGATGCCAGTCTGGCCAAAGTGGACGAGAACGGCGATATGCTCGTTTGGACGGCCACCCAATGGCCCCATGCTGACCGCCATCAGATCGCCCTTGCCCTCGGATTGCCCGAAGAGAAGGTGAGGGTCATTCAGATGACCACGGGAGGAGCCTTCGGGGCTCGTGAGGATATCATCACCCAAAGCCTGGCTGCCCTGCTGGCCCTCAAGACCAAACGTCCAGCGAAGCTGGTCTTCAGTCGTGAGGAAACTGTCTTAGTCCGGGCCAAAAAGCATTCAGGGGTACTGAGATACAAGACTGGGGCAACTAAGGAGGGGAAACTCACAGCCATAGAGGTAGAGATCGTCTATGATGCAGGGGCATACGCTTCCTCCAGTCCTGTTGTGCTTCTCGATAGCGTCTCCTTTGCCGCTGGTCCCTATGAAGTACCAAACATCAAGATTGATGGATATGTCGTTTACACGAACAATACCTTCACTGGAGCCTGGCGTGGCTTTGGCTCTAATCAGCCGGCCTTCGCCTATGAGCAGCAAATGGATAGGCTGGCCAAGGGACTGGGGCTTGATCCAGTGGAGTTTCGCCTGCGTAACCTCTTCCGTCCCGGCTCGACCTTCGCCACCGGGCAGAAGATGCCGGAAAGCGTGGGCATAAGAGAGACCCTGCCTCGCGCCGCCGAGGTAGCCGGCTGGCCCAAAAAGGGGAGGCCTTCCGGTCCAACTAAGAGACGCGGCGTAGGAATTGCCTGCGGCTTCAAGAATGTTGGTTATAGCTTTGGCTTCAGCGATAGGGCCACGGCCATCATCGAGGTATACCCAGAAAAAGTAGCAGTCAAGATCGGGGCCTGCGAGGTTGGCCAGGGCGTGACCACCGCCTTGGCCCAGATGGCCGCTACTGAATTGGGTTTGCCCCTAGAGAAGATTGAGATGGTACTGAGCGATACGGCCATCGCTCCCGATGCGGGCAGCTCTTCCGCCTCTCGACACGTCTTCACCTCCGGCAACGCTGTCCGCCGGGCTGCTGCTGAGGCCAGACAACAGGTCCTGCAAAAGGCTGCTGAACTGCTGGAGGCCGCCGTGGAGGATCTCGAGATCCAGGAGGGCCAAATTTACGTCAAAGGCTCACCCCACCGGTCTGTTCCCTTCAACACTGTCGTCACCGCTATACAGCGCTCTGCTCCACCGGAGACAGCTTCCGAGCCGCCTATCCGGACAGAGCATCTCTGGATACCACCGTTAACTGTGCCCATGGATAAAGAGACCGGATCAACAGGAGACGGGATGGGCCACTACTCCTTTGGCTATTGCAGCCAGATAGCTGAAGTGGAAGTAGATATTGAGACTGGGATAACGGAAGTGGTAAAATTAATCTCCGTCAACGATGTGGGACGGATCATCAATCCAACCCTGGCGGAGGGACAGGTCCACGGAGGGGCGATGATGACCCTCGGCTACGCCCTGATTGAGGAGTACGTTCAAGAGCAAGGGAGGGCTAAAACCCTTGACCTCCACGAATACCTGATCCCGACTGCACTGGATATTCCAGCCGAGTTTGTGCCCGTTCTTATCGAGATTCCTGATCCCAACGGGCCTTTCGGGGCAAAGGGGCTTGGTGAACTGGCCACTATACCTACCCCACCGGCCATCTACAGCGCCATCAACGACGCCTTGGGAATCTGGCTCAACGAGCTACCGGCCAAGCCAGAGCGAATTCTGCGGGCCCTACGCACCCAAGGAGCGCTAGTTCAGAAAGCAGCCAGTTAA
- a CDS encoding YgeY family selenium metabolism-linked hydrolase, producing the protein MSTDITFLPADEAAMTHFLQELIALPSPSNHEEKAIRRIELEMKRVGFSEVWIDRIGNVVGRLGKEGGKTLLYDAHVDTVGIGDPSSWSFDPYKGHLDNGILYGRGTADNKAALAAMIYGAKDLIQSGAELNGILYVVGIVQEENCEGLALRVLLEEEGIRPDYVILGEATDLQIKRGHRGRLALTLTAFGRSCHASTPEQGVNAIYAMSRIIPALDQLNGRLREGPILGKGTIAVTKIESTAGSLNAIPDSCTVYLDRRLTIGESVEEALEQLQEIAIQVCPDSRTEVAVTTYREPSWRGYVRENKEYFPAWLLPEDHELIQMGIRSVQQALGFCPTVGTWDFGTDGSYTMGIRQIPTIGFGPAEARHSHTVEDQVRLADVSRAARLYAQLATDILQTD; encoded by the coding sequence GTGAGCACAGATATCACTTTTCTTCCGGCTGATGAGGCGGCTATGACCCATTTTCTGCAAGAGCTCATCGCTTTGCCGAGTCCCTCCAACCATGAGGAAAAGGCCATACGACGCATCGAGCTCGAGATGAAGCGGGTAGGTTTCAGCGAAGTCTGGATCGATCGCATTGGTAACGTGGTCGGACGTCTGGGGAAGGAAGGGGGCAAAACCCTGTTGTACGATGCTCACGTGGACACCGTGGGCATCGGTGATCCCTCCTCCTGGTCCTTCGATCCCTATAAAGGCCATCTAGACAACGGGATCCTTTATGGGCGCGGCACTGCTGATAACAAGGCTGCCTTAGCAGCGATGATTTATGGCGCCAAGGACCTGATACAGAGCGGAGCAGAACTAAATGGTATACTATACGTAGTAGGCATCGTCCAGGAGGAGAATTGTGAGGGGCTGGCCCTCAGAGTACTCCTGGAGGAGGAAGGAATCCGACCAGATTACGTAATTTTGGGTGAGGCCACTGATCTCCAAATTAAGCGCGGACACCGTGGACGGCTGGCCTTGACTCTGACCGCTTTCGGGCGTTCCTGTCACGCCTCTACCCCAGAACAAGGGGTTAATGCCATTTATGCTATGTCCAGGATCATTCCGGCTTTAGACCAACTCAATGGCCGACTCAGAGAAGGGCCAATTCTGGGCAAGGGGACGATCGCTGTCACCAAGATCGAATCGACTGCCGGAAGTCTGAATGCTATCCCTGATTCTTGTACAGTTTACCTTGACCGGCGTCTTACCATCGGGGAGAGCGTGGAGGAGGCCCTCGAACAATTGCAAGAGATCGCCATTCAGGTATGCCCTGATTCGAGAACGGAAGTGGCCGTAACAACCTACCGGGAGCCGAGCTGGCGTGGCTACGTCCGCGAAAACAAGGAATATTTCCCAGCCTGGCTTTTGCCCGAGGATCACGAACTCATCCAGATGGGGATCCGCAGCGTCCAGCAGGCGCTTGGCTTCTGCCCAACAGTGGGTACCTGGGACTTCGGGACAGATGGCAGTTACACTATGGGCATCAGACAGATTCCGACCATAGGTTTTGGGCCGGCTGAGGCGCGCCATAGCCATACCGTTGAAGATCAGGTCAGGCTGGCTGATGTATCCCGAGCGGCGCGCCTTTACGCCCAGCTGGCCACTGATATTTTACAGACAGACTGA
- a CDS encoding cupin domain-containing protein, protein MIGKRLHAKRMELGISLRELANRTNLTASFISQIERDLTSPSITSLRRIASALDVPIFYFLMDDGMPNPVVKRDRRRKLILPNSHLTYELLSPDLNRKMEVFMARLEPGAVSCDVPLGHPSEECIFVLQGKMEIQIGEDKYIVEQGDSIYYDGSAPHKITSIGDEALVFISSTTPPVF, encoded by the coding sequence TTGATAGGCAAAAGACTACACGCCAAACGGATGGAATTGGGGATCAGTTTGCGTGAATTGGCTAACCGCACCAATCTCACCGCCAGTTTCATCAGCCAGATCGAACGGGACCTGACTAGCCCCAGCATCACATCACTGCGGAGAATCGCCTCGGCCCTGGACGTCCCCATCTTCTACTTCCTTATGGATGATGGCATGCCCAACCCGGTGGTGAAACGCGATCGACGCCGCAAGCTGATTCTCCCTAATTCACACCTTACTTATGAACTCCTCTCCCCCGACCTCAATCGTAAGATGGAGGTCTTCATGGCCAGGCTGGAGCCGGGGGCAGTCAGCTGTGATGTGCCCCTGGGCCATCCGAGCGAGGAATGCATCTTTGTCCTGCAAGGCAAGATGGAGATCCAGATAGGAGAGGATAAATATATCGTCGAACAAGGGGATAGCATCTATTACGATGGTTCTGCCCCTCACAAGATTACGTCTATTGGAGACGAAGCGCTGGTCTTTATCTCCTCCACGACTCCACCGGTATTCTGA
- a CDS encoding ArsA family ATPase, which translates to MRIILYTGKGGVGKTTVAAATALCCAEMGYRTIVLSTDAAHSLADSFDIPLGADPTPIIPNLWGQEVNIYHEIEEHWGTIQSYLATLLAWRGLEEIVAEEMTVLPGMEELSSLLLITDHHDSGQYDVIIVDCAPTGETLRLLTFPEVARWWLEKILPIQRQAYKLIRPVVRTISDIPLPADDVFGAIEDLFGKLDTMRCLLIDRNKSSIRLVLNAEKMVIKEAQRTFTYLNLYSYPTDAIICNRVIPQSVSDAHFEDWKDIQGRYRNLIEESFAPLPILSAPLFRSEVLGQRMLHDMALALFGHDDPSKIYFQGQTHTVERVDGGYILRIILPFVTKEEVELTRSGDELIARIGNQKRNLTLPRALISLETKEAKLEDNVLKVTFVDGSAR; encoded by the coding sequence ATGCGCATAATTCTCTATACGGGTAAGGGTGGGGTTGGGAAGACGACTGTAGCCGCGGCTACCGCCCTGTGCTGCGCAGAGATGGGCTATCGGACGATTGTTCTCAGCACCGATGCCGCTCACAGCCTGGCTGATTCGTTTGATATTCCTCTGGGAGCCGACCCTACGCCGATCATCCCCAACCTGTGGGGACAAGAGGTAAACATCTATCATGAAATCGAGGAACATTGGGGCACTATTCAGAGCTACCTGGCAACCCTTCTGGCTTGGCGTGGCTTAGAGGAGATCGTGGCCGAAGAGATGACGGTGCTGCCGGGAATGGAGGAGCTCTCCAGCCTACTACTCATTACCGATCATCACGACAGCGGACAATATGATGTCATCATCGTCGATTGTGCTCCCACCGGGGAGACGCTACGATTACTGACCTTCCCAGAGGTGGCTCGCTGGTGGCTGGAGAAGATCTTGCCTATACAGCGCCAGGCCTACAAGCTGATTCGCCCTGTGGTTCGCACTATTTCTGATATCCCCTTGCCTGCGGATGACGTCTTTGGGGCCATCGAGGATCTGTTCGGGAAACTGGATACGATGCGGTGTCTACTTATTGACCGTAATAAGTCTTCTATTCGCTTGGTTCTTAATGCGGAGAAGATGGTGATTAAGGAAGCACAGCGTACTTTCACCTATCTTAATCTCTACAGCTATCCCACCGACGCTATCATCTGTAACCGAGTCATCCCCCAGTCCGTTAGCGATGCCCACTTTGAGGACTGGAAGGATATTCAAGGAAGATATAGAAATCTTATAGAGGAGTCCTTTGCTCCTCTACCTATTCTCTCCGCGCCTCTGTTTCGGTCAGAGGTGCTTGGACAGCGGATGCTACATGATATGGCTTTAGCTCTCTTTGGTCACGATGACCCGAGTAAGATCTACTTTCAGGGTCAGACTCATACTGTTGAAAGAGTCGATGGGGGTTATATCTTACGCATCATCCTACCGTTTGTGACCAAAGAAGAGGTAGAGCTGACCCGTAGTGGCGACGAGTTGATCGCCAGAATCGGTAACCAGAAGCGTAACCTTACTTTGCCACGAGCCTTAATCAGCCTGGAGACGAAGGAGGCGAAGCTGGAGGACAACGTTCTTAAAGTCACTTTTGTGGATGGTAGTGCGAGGTGA
- the leuS gene encoding leucine--tRNA ligase, translated as MRAKYEPAKVEGKWQARWEADKLYEVTETNDRAKWYALNMFPYTSGDIHIGHWYHFAPADTHARHKRMQGYNVMEPIGFDAFGLPAENAAIRSGIHPYIWTTRNIENMRRQLKNMGAMYDWSREVATCLPDYYKWTQWFFLQLYKHGLAYRAKAPANWCPSCATVLANEQVIDGRCERCDSIVTRRDLEQWFFRITAYAEELLDHSKIDWPERVCTMQKNWIGKSVGVEIMFQAESGQEMPVFTTRPDTVYGVTFMVLAPEHPLVSKLTAPDRRAAVEEYVELARRESEIERLATERERTGVFIGAYALNPVNGERVPIWIADYVLLTYGTGIVMGVPGHDQRDFEFAKQFDLPIRVVIAPPGWQGEELAQAFIDEGTMVNSGPFDGLPSAEGKERIAEYLEREGSGQRRVNYRLRDWLVSRQRYWGAPIPIIYCPQCGIVPVPEEQLPVLLPADAEFRPTGESPLKLSRSFVETVCPACGGPAERETDTMDTFVCSSWYFLRYCSPKYQQGPFDPEKVRYWMPVDQYIGGVEHATMHLLYARFFTKALRDIGLVDFDEPFTRLFNQGLIICQSRKMSKSRGNVIAPDNFVAELGSDTVRAYLMFIGPWDQGGEWSDEGINGIYRFLNRVWNLVQNELHQSERRSADPVFYCAEAERELQRMTHKKIKRVSEDIEKFRYNTMLSTLMEFTNYLVKAQNTDVVRSPSWPKAIETLLLLLAPTAPHLTEELWARLGLPYSIHQQSWPKWDEDFVTEEMIVLVIQVNGKVRDKVSALVSLTEAEAKELALRSKKVQNFINGRRVTNVVYVPGRLVNLVVA; from the coding sequence GTGAGGGCTAAGTATGAGCCAGCAAAGGTCGAGGGGAAATGGCAGGCCAGATGGGAGGCTGATAAACTCTACGAGGTAACCGAGACGAACGATAGGGCAAAATGGTATGCCTTAAATATGTTTCCTTACACCTCCGGTGATATCCATATTGGTCACTGGTATCATTTCGCACCGGCCGATACGCACGCTCGTCACAAGCGTATGCAGGGCTACAACGTAATGGAGCCTATAGGTTTCGACGCCTTCGGACTACCAGCTGAGAATGCGGCTATTAGAAGCGGCATTCATCCTTACATTTGGACGACGCGTAATATTGAGAATATGCGCCGCCAATTAAAAAATATGGGGGCGATGTACGACTGGAGCCGGGAAGTAGCTACGTGCCTGCCCGATTACTATAAGTGGACACAATGGTTCTTCCTTCAACTATATAAGCACGGTCTCGCTTACAGGGCCAAGGCCCCGGCCAACTGGTGTCCTTCCTGCGCCACAGTGTTGGCCAATGAGCAGGTGATCGACGGCCGTTGCGAGCGCTGCGACTCCATCGTTACCCGAAGGGACCTGGAGCAATGGTTCTTCCGCATCACGGCCTACGCTGAGGAGCTGCTTGATCATAGTAAGATCGACTGGCCCGAGAGGGTATGCACTATGCAGAAGAACTGGATCGGCAAGAGCGTTGGCGTAGAGATCATGTTCCAAGCCGAGAGCGGACAGGAGATGCCAGTATTCACCACCCGTCCGGATACTGTTTACGGGGTAACCTTCATGGTGCTGGCTCCGGAGCATCCGCTTGTGAGTAAGTTAACAGCACCTGATCGCCGTGCGGCGGTAGAAGAATATGTGGAATTGGCGCGGCGTGAGTCGGAGATAGAGCGCTTAGCCACGGAGAGGGAAAGGACCGGCGTCTTCATTGGGGCGTACGCCCTAAACCCCGTAAATGGGGAGCGAGTGCCAATCTGGATCGCCGACTACGTCCTTCTGACCTACGGCACGGGCATAGTCATGGGCGTGCCCGGACACGACCAACGGGATTTCGAGTTTGCCAAACAGTTTGACTTGCCCATAAGAGTGGTTATCGCCCCACCTGGTTGGCAGGGAGAGGAGCTTGCCCAGGCCTTCATTGATGAAGGGACCATGGTCAACTCCGGACCATTCGATGGCCTACCTTCAGCGGAGGGTAAGGAGCGGATAGCCGAGTACCTAGAGCGGGAGGGAAGCGGCCAGCGTAGGGTCAATTATCGCCTCCGTGATTGGCTCGTGTCTCGCCAACGTTACTGGGGCGCGCCGATCCCAATCATCTACTGCCCCCAATGCGGTATCGTCCCTGTGCCTGAGGAACAGTTACCCGTGTTACTGCCGGCTGACGCCGAGTTTCGCCCGACCGGTGAATCACCACTTAAACTGAGCCGCTCCTTTGTGGAAACGGTATGCCCGGCTTGTGGTGGCCCGGCCGAACGCGAGACGGATACTATGGATACCTTCGTTTGCAGTTCCTGGTATTTCCTACGCTATTGCAGTCCTAAGTATCAGCAGGGACCCTTTGATCCAGAGAAGGTCCGCTATTGGATGCCTGTCGATCAGTATATCGGTGGGGTCGAACACGCCACGATGCATCTTTTGTATGCCAGATTTTTCACTAAGGCCCTACGAGATATAGGATTAGTAGATTTTGACGAGCCTTTCACTCGTCTCTTCAATCAAGGATTGATCATCTGCCAGAGTCGTAAGATGTCGAAATCCAGAGGTAATGTTATCGCCCCGGACAACTTCGTCGCCGAGTTAGGTTCCGATACCGTCCGCGCTTACCTGATGTTCATCGGTCCCTGGGATCAGGGTGGGGAGTGGAGCGATGAGGGCATTAATGGAATCTATCGCTTCCTCAATCGGGTTTGGAACCTAGTGCAGAACGAACTCCATCAATCTGAGCGAAGAAGTGCCGACCCCGTTTTCTATTGCGCCGAGGCGGAACGAGAATTACAACGGATGACGCATAAGAAGATCAAGCGGGTTAGTGAGGATATAGAAAAATTCCGCTACAATACGATGTTATCCACCCTGATGGAATTTACCAATTACTTAGTCAAGGCCCAAAACACAGATGTCGTCCGTTCCCCATCCTGGCCGAAGGCGATCGAAACCCTTCTACTGTTGCTGGCGCCTACTGCCCCGCATTTAACGGAGGAGCTTTGGGCCCGGCTGGGCCTGCCCTACAGTATCCATCAGCAATCCTGGCCAAAATGGGATGAGGATTTTGTCACCGAGGAGATGATAGTCCTCGTCATCCAGGTGAATGGTAAGGTACGAGATAAGGTAAGCGCACTGGTCTCATTAACTGAAGCTGAGGCTAAGGAACTAGCCCTGCGCAGCAAAAAGGTACAGAATTTCATTAACGGCCGACGGGTGACCAACGTCGTTTACGTCCCAGGCCGTTTGGTTAACCTGGTAGTAGCGTAG
- a CDS encoding FadR family transcriptional regulator has product MLKEVQTISATQAIVEQLISLIKSGYLKPGSKLPSEDELGKMLGVGRSSVREAKRTLMAMRLIEARPGRGSIVKEISPEAVVDVDVLHLLLADETAIALHEARELLEIQIAGLAAQRAIPEDFIAMEKALEDMDWAAKTSHSVYDPGMAFHLALTKAAHNAVLVKLYRPIMSLLQAHQRPAYERYSDPQVEVKAHWEIYESIRSRDAEKAKRVMYSHLQYVRSLAAREIA; this is encoded by the coding sequence ATGTTGAAAGAGGTTCAAACAATCAGTGCCACACAGGCCATTGTGGAACAGCTGATATCCCTGATCAAGAGCGGCTACCTCAAGCCGGGTAGCAAGCTGCCCTCGGAGGATGAGCTGGGGAAGATGCTGGGGGTGGGTAGGTCTAGCGTCAGGGAGGCTAAGCGCACCCTGATGGCCATGAGACTGATAGAGGCTCGTCCTGGTCGAGGCTCTATCGTGAAAGAGATCAGTCCGGAAGCCGTTGTGGACGTGGATGTACTGCACCTGCTCTTGGCTGACGAGACAGCCATCGCCCTTCACGAAGCAAGAGAACTGCTGGAGATTCAGATCGCCGGCCTGGCTGCTCAGCGCGCCATACCGGAGGACTTTATAGCTATGGAGAAGGCACTGGAGGATATGGATTGGGCCGCAAAGACCAGCCATAGTGTCTACGACCCAGGGATGGCCTTCCACCTCGCCCTGACTAAGGCAGCTCATAACGCCGTTCTGGTTAAGCTCTATCGCCCAATAATGAGCCTGCTGCAGGCGCATCAAAGGCCAGCATATGAACGCTATAGCGACCCTCAGGTGGAGGTTAAGGCTCATTGGGAGATCTATGAAAGCATCCGCAGCCGGGATGCGGAGAAGGCTAAGCGGGTGATGTACAGTCATCTGCAGTATGTACGCAGCCTGGCCGCCAGGGAAATTGCTTAG
- a CDS encoding creatininase family protein: MRKHLYAQMTWEEVNEAVREGRVVVIPVAAIEQHGPHLPIDMDNLATLSVCEKAAKRSPGVLICAPPIHYGFNEHNMDFPGTITVKPENFINYLFDVGESFARQGFERIIWVNGHGSNSPLCQVVARRVTNETSALSAAVNYFDLFREVGEKIRESKLGGVAHACEFETSLYMYLCPELVKRDKIKDEPAPDQSPWIVHDLLGWGPVHFMPFWSQRSRWGVEGMPTLATAEKGKTLFEAAVDNLIAFAKYFKDMDLTPRQRHIIKRNRG; this comes from the coding sequence ATGAGGAAACACCTTTATGCTCAGATGACTTGGGAGGAGGTCAATGAGGCGGTACGGGAAGGGCGGGTAGTGGTGATCCCCGTGGCGGCCATCGAACAGCACGGTCCTCACCTGCCCATCGACATGGACAACCTCGCTACGTTATCTGTATGTGAAAAAGCAGCCAAAAGATCACCAGGTGTGCTTATTTGTGCTCCGCCAATACACTATGGCTTCAATGAGCACAATATGGACTTTCCCGGTACAATCACGGTTAAACCTGAGAACTTCATCAACTACCTTTTTGACGTGGGCGAGAGCTTCGCCCGGCAGGGATTCGAACGGATAATCTGGGTGAATGGTCACGGGAGTAATAGCCCCCTTTGTCAGGTAGTGGCCCGCAGGGTAACTAATGAAACATCTGCTCTCTCTGCGGCGGTGAACTATTTTGACCTGTTCAGAGAGGTTGGTGAAAAGATCAGGGAGTCCAAATTGGGTGGTGTGGCGCACGCCTGCGAGTTTGAAACCTCTTTGTATATGTACCTTTGTCCTGAACTGGTCAAAAGAGACAAAATAAAGGACGAGCCTGCCCCCGATCAATCGCCGTGGATAGTTCATGACCTGTTAGGTTGGGGCCCCGTCCATTTTATGCCGTTCTGGAGCCAGAGGTCGAGATGGGGTGTCGAAGGGATGCCAACCCTAGCCACCGCCGAGAAGGGGAAAACGCTGTTTGAAGCCGCTGTGGATAACTTGATCGCCTTCGCCAAATACTTTAAGGATATGGATTTGACTCCACGCCAAAGACACATCATTAAGAGGAATCGGGGGTGA
- a CDS encoding D-cysteine desulfhydrase family protein, giving the protein MTSREEKLFAPGDLQVLVDRVPRVQLANLPTPLHDCPRLSETLGGPRILFKRDDLTGLALGGNKVRQLEFIMADALAKGSEMVIVGAGSQSNLCCLTAAAACKLGMRAILVLMRDDKSQDIEGNLLLDGLFGAEVRFVDTADFYQLPTFYEAVAVECRQRGQKSYIINPWSFAGTLATVGYVNFVLEFCQQLDEMKLSVDHIFTAATDATPAGLALGTKLLNPGFRVVGISPAHLKERATSRIARIASDTAKFLGIDLVIAPDEITNYEDYVGEGYGVMTRECREAISLVAETEGILLDPVYTGKAMAGLIDHIRRGKIGRGETVTFLHTGGTPLLFAYRMELTPHLVKGGMSAQ; this is encoded by the coding sequence ATGACAAGCAGAGAGGAAAAACTATTTGCGCCAGGGGATCTGCAAGTGCTGGTCGACCGGGTACCTCGAGTGCAACTGGCCAATCTCCCCACCCCTTTACACGACTGTCCACGATTATCCGAGACGTTAGGCGGTCCCCGTATCCTCTTTAAGCGTGACGATCTAACTGGGCTGGCCCTTGGGGGAAATAAGGTACGCCAACTGGAGTTCATCATGGCCGATGCGCTGGCCAAGGGGAGTGAGATGGTCATCGTCGGCGCCGGCTCTCAGTCGAATCTCTGCTGCTTGACCGCGGCCGCTGCCTGTAAACTGGGGATGAGAGCCATCTTAGTGCTGATGCGAGACGACAAGAGTCAAGACATAGAGGGTAATCTTCTGCTAGACGGCCTCTTCGGAGCAGAGGTGAGATTCGTCGATACGGCGGATTTTTATCAATTGCCAACGTTCTATGAGGCGGTGGCTGTCGAATGCCGCCAGAGAGGCCAAAAGTCATACATTATTAATCCCTGGTCTTTCGCCGGGACGCTGGCCACGGTAGGTTACGTGAACTTCGTATTGGAATTTTGTCAACAATTAGACGAAATGAAATTAAGCGTCGATCACATATTTACGGCGGCGACAGATGCGACACCAGCTGGGCTGGCCCTGGGGACTAAATTGCTCAACCCTGGCTTTCGGGTGGTAGGTATATCCCCGGCCCATTTGAAGGAGAGGGCGACCTCCCGCATCGCCCGCATTGCCAGCGATACGGCCAAATTTTTAGGAATCGATCTGGTCATAGCTCCGGATGAAATCACAAACTATGAGGACTATGTGGGAGAGGGCTATGGGGTTATGACTAGAGAGTGTCGAGAAGCTATCAGCCTCGTGGCTGAGACCGAGGGGATCCTACTGGACCCGGTGTACACCGGTAAGGCCATGGCTGGCCTGATCGATCACATTCGGAGAGGTAAAATTGGACGGGGGGAGACGGTGACATTTCTTCACACTGGTGGAACACCGCTCCTGTTCGCCTATCGTATGGAATTGACCCCGCATCTCGTTAAAGGTGGAATGTCAGCCCAGTGA